The genomic DNA TCTGCGCAGTCTTGCCCCCGGTGTCTTCGCTGCGATCCTTGCGCGCCCCGGCCAGGATGCGCGGCATGTCGCCCTTGGCGCGTTTCTTTCTGCCGCCGCTGTCCTTACGCGCTTTCTTCTCTGCGGCTTCCTGCGCCTTGCCGTCGATCTCGGACAGCCGCCTCTCGGCATGCGCGAGGTCGTGCCTGACGGCGGCGAGCTCGACGGCTTTCTGTTCGCGAAAGCTGCTCCAATTGCCGCCGTAGCGCGCGGCGCCGAGCGACGTCAGCTCGACGATCACATCCATGGTGTCGAGCAGGTCCCGATCGTGGCTGACGACGATCGCACCGCCGCGCCAGGCTGCCAGCAGATCGGTTACGGCCTTGCGTCCGTCCTGGTCGAGATTATTGGTGGGCTCGTCCAGCAGCAGGAAGTCGGGCTCGGCAAAGACCAACGCCGCGAGCCGAACCCTTGTGATCTGGCCGCCGGACAGGGACGACAGCTCGGTGTCGGGAGAGGAAGCGAACCCGAGGCGCGCCAGCGCGGCCTCCAGCCGCGCATCGAGCGTCCAGTCGATCGCAGCGATATCGTCGGCGGAGGCCTCGCCCCGCTCGGCTCGGCGCTGCAGCTCGAGCGCCGGCCGCACGCCGAACAGATCGGCCACGGTCGCGCTTGCCGGCCATTGCACGTCCTGACGCAGCAGGCCGATGCTGCCGTTGACCAGAACGCGTCCGGACTGAGGAAGGTGCTCCCCTGAGACCGACGCAAGCAGCGTCGTCTTGCCGACGCCATTGCGGCCGACGAGACCGGTCCGCTCGTCCGCAAATGTCAGATCGACGTCGGAGAAAAGAGGACGGCCGTCAGGCGTGGACAGCGACAGGTTCGACAGGATGATGGAGGCAGGCATGGAATTCCCCGTGGGCAAGGCGGATGGGCTTTGCGGTCGGGGTGAAATCCATGGCTGGAACGATCCTGGTTGAGGGAGCCTCTAACTATTCCCTTCGAAGGGCGAGATCAAGGCGCGGCGCGAGGAGACGACAGCGCGAGAGGCGCTATCGTCCCTGGTCGCTGTGCCATCAGCCCTTCAGCGCGGTGACCACCACCTCGATCAGCGCGCTGCCGCCGAGATCGGCGACGCCGACGGTGGCGCGGGTCGGCAGATTGTCGCCGAAGAACTCGGTCCAGGCCGCGTCCATCTCCTTCTTCTTGGAGAGATCGGTGACGAAGATCGAGGCGCTGACGACGCGGCTCTTGTCGGTTCCCGCTTCCTTCAGATAGCCGGCGATCTTGCCGAGGATGTTGCGGGTCTGCTCGCCCATCGAGACCGAGGTGTCGTCGGCGATGGTGCCGCCGAGGAAGACGAAGCCATTGGCTTCGACGGCGCGGTGCATGATGGGCGTGCGGATGCTGCGGGTGATGCTCATGATGTTCCTCTTTAGAGCGTGGAAGGATGGAAACGGTCGATGCCGAGATCGCCAATGCGGGTCTGGGTGCCGCCGTTGACGATCAGCTCCGCCATCACGGCGCCGGCGCCGGGGCCGAGCTGGAAGCCGTGCAGCGAGAAGCCGAACTGGTGATAGAGGCCCTTGTGACGGCTGCTCGGGCCGAACACAGGAATATCGTCCTTCATCTTCGCCTCGATGCCGGCCCAGGCGCGGACGATGGTGGCGCTGCGCATCACCGGGAACAGCTCGAACACGGTGCGAGCGCTGGTCGCGAGGCTCTTCCAGTCCAGCACCGTCTCGTTGCGATCCTGATAGGGCGTCGCCAGATGACCACCGCCGATCAGCACGGTGCCGTTCTTGAATTGCTTGAAGGAGAGCTTTCGCCCCCGCAGGATCACGACGGGATCGATGAAGTGCGGCACGCGCGAGGTGATCATCAGCATCGGCGCCACGGTCTCGACCGGCACGGGCTCGCCGAGATCAGCCGCGATCTTGCCGGCCCAGGCGCCGGCGGCATTGACGAGCACCGGCGCGGCAAATGTTTCAGGGCCGACATCGACATGCCAGAGGCCGTCGTCATAGCGGATGTTGCCGGCGGCCATGCCTTCGCGCACGGTCGCACCCAGCTGCTCGGCCTTGCGACGGAACGCCGTTGTCGCCTGCGCCGGATTGGCCGCGCCGTCACGGCGCGACACGACGCCGCCGGGGCAGGTTTCGGCGACTGCCGGCACGAGACGCCGGAGTTCGGCAGCGTCGATCAGCTCTTCATGGGTGAAGCCGAGCGCGTTGAGCTCGGCGACACGCGCGCGGCAGACCGCGAGCTCCTCCTCGTTCTCCGCGACCAGCACCTGGCCGTAGCTTTCAAAGCTGCAATCGTCGTCGACGAGATCAGAAATCTTCTCCCAGATTCCCATCGAGCGGATCGAGAGCGGGATCTCGGGAATGTGTCGCGCGAGCTGGCGCACGCCGCCGGCGTTGACGCCGGAGGCATGGCGGCCGGCATAGTCCTTCTCGATCAGCACCGGGTTCAGCCCGGCGAGGCAGAGATGCAGCGCGGTCGAGCATCCGTGGATGCCGCCACCAACGACGATCGCATCCACGTTTCGGGTCATCCCCGCACCACCGCCTTGATATCGTCCTCGCTCTTCGGAACGGCGGCGAGCTCGGCGAGCGTGATCGGCTTCACCGGCGCTCGCAGGCGGTAATAGCCGATCTCCTGCGGCGTCTTCCCGCGCGCCTGCGCCATCAGCTCCGTGACGGTGAGACCGCAGAGACGGCCCTGGCACGGGCCCATGCCGGTGCGGCGATAGGCTTTTAGCTGATTGGGCCCGGTCGCGCCGATCGCGACGGAATCGAGCACGTCCTTTGCCGTCACCTCTTCGCAGCGACAGACGATAGTGTCGCCCGAGGGGATCCGGAATTGCGGCGCGGGGCGGAACAGCGTGTCGAGGAAGACGCGGCCGCGTTCCGCCTTGGCGAGATCGGAACGGAGCGTTGCCATCGGCGCAAGCTTCGCGGCAGACGCGGGGGCCAGCGCTTCGACCGCCGCGCGCGCGGCGATGCGGCCGCGCACAACGGCCGCATTGGCGCCGCCGATGCCGGCGCCGTCGCCGGCGATCGCGATGCCGGCAACCGACGAATTGCCGCTCGCATCGAGCACCGGCGACCAGCACAGTTGCAGATTGTCCCAGCGGTGCTCGACGCCGGCCGCCATCGCCAGATTGACGTTGGGCACGACGCCCTGATGCAGCAAGAGCAGATCGGCGGCAATGGTCTCGCGCTTGCCGCCCGCGACATAGCTCACGCTCGCGAGCCGGCCGTCGCCGGCCGCCGCAACCTCGGTGACGCCGGAGACGACCTGCACCTTCGCCTTCACCTCGCGCATCATCGACAGGCCCTTGGCGAAATAGGGCGAGGTCAGGAAGGCGAAGGCATGCGGCAGCGCCGCGAAATAATTGCCGCGCTCGGTGGTGTCGAGGATACGGTCGATGCGGCCGCCGAGGCGCAAAATCTGCGCGGCGAGCAGCCAGAGCAGCGGGCCCTGGCCCGCGATCACCGTGCGGCCGTCGGGCACCAGCGCCGAGGATTTCAGCATGGTCTGCGCCGCGCCGGCGGTCATCACGCCCGGCAAGGTCCAGCCGGGAATCGGGAACGGCCGCTCCAGCGCACCGGTCGCGAGGATCACGCGCTTCGCCCTAACGAAGGCGGAGGCGCCGCCGATCGAAACCGCGATGTCGAGATTGCGATCGAGGCTCCAGACGGTCGCGCGATGGATCACCTCGGTGCTGCCAGCGCGCAGCGACTGCACGAGATCGGCACCGATCCAATAGTCCTCACCGAGCTGCTTGCGATCCGTGACCGGCGTCGAGGCGATGGCGCGAAACACCTGACCGCCCGGACCGGCATTCTCGTCGAGCAGCAGCGTTGCGAGGCCGGCTTCGGCAGAGGTTGCCGCGGCGGCGAGGCCCGCAGGTCCCGCGCCGATCACCACGACGTCGTAGTCTTCGCGCTTGGGAGCCACAGTCATTTTCCGATCTCCCGCTTGCCCTTCTGGATTTCGACCTGCATGCCCTCCGCGACGGGCACGAGACAGCCCTGGCGGTTGCCGACGCCGTCGATGGTGACGAGACAGTCGAAGCACACGCCCATCATGCAATAGGGCAGGCGCGGCGCGCCGCTCACCGCCGTCGAGCGCCGTGCGTCGACGCCGGAGGCCAGCAGCGCGGCAGAGACGGTGTCGCCCTGGCGTGCCGCGACGGCGACGCCGTCGACGAAGATTTGCACGGCCGGCCGTTTGTCCTGTTCGGATCGTCTGAACATCCTGGCTTCCTCAATATCTCTAGTAGCCGCTGTTGTTCGCCGCGCCGGCGGCGCCGAAACGGCTGGCCGAGAACGCGCCGACCAGCTCGGGCTCCAGCGCGCCCTGCACGACCATGCGCGCGATCTCGAAGGCGTGGTTGGACGCGAGCGTCACGCCGGAATGGCAGCAGGCGACGAAGGCGCCGGGATGCGTCTCCGACTGGTCGTAGATCGGAAAGCCGTCCTGCGGCATGACGCGGATGCCGGCCCAGCTTCGGACGACGTTGAGCCGCGACAGATGCGGAAACATGCGCTGCGCGCGATCGGCCATGACGCCGCTGATCGAGGGCTTCAGGGTGCGATCATCGATCTCGTCCTCCTTGCTGTCGCCGATCATCACCGTGCCCTCGTCGGTCTGGCGGATCGTGGTCAAGGGATGCGGCAGGAACGGCATGGTGCGCTCGGTCACGACGACCTGGCCGCGGGTTGGACCCATCGGTGCATAAAGGCCGACCATCGGCGCGAGCGTCTGGTTGGCATTGCCGGCAGCAAGCACGATCTTGGCGGCGCGGAGTTCGCCCTTCGGCGTGGTCAGGCGGAATTCGCCGCCGCTCTTGCTGATCGCCGAGACCGGCCGCTCCGGAAAATAGTCGATGCCGAACGCCTTGAACCCGGTATGGAAAGCCCGGAACGTGCGCAGCGAATTGACGTGGCCGTCGAGCGGACAATAGCTGCCGCCGGACACTTCGGGCCCGATCAGCGGCAGCGCCTTCTTCACGTCCGAGGGCCGCAGCATCTCCATCTTGTAGTCGGCCGCGCCGGCCTGGTTGTGCATCCGCTTGACGAGTTCGGTGCGCTGGCCGAACTCTTCCTCGCCCAGCGTGAGATGAAAGCCGCCGTTCTGCTGGAGGGCGACGTCGAGCCCGGTCTGCTGCTTCAGCTCGGACGCCAGCCGGCCCCACGCCTGCGAGGCCTGCACCGTCCACACCGTGTAGGCGGGCATGCCGAGCCCCTTGCTCTGCACCCAGACCAGCGCAAAGTTCGCGCGCGAGGCGCGCTTGGTGATGTCGCCTTCGTCGAGCACGGCCACCTTCTTGCCGAGGCGGCCGAGGCCCCAGGCAATGGCGGAGCCGAGCAATCCGCCGCCGACGACGGCGACGTCATAGTCTCCTGACATGGGTTTCTCCTATCGCCCGGTGTCGCCGCCCTTGCCGGCGAGCACGCGGTCGAGCCCGTAGAAGCGGTCGAGCAGAATGAGGGCGGTCATGGTTACAGCGATCACGCAGGCCGAGACCGACGTCACCAGCGGATCGATGTTGTCCTGGATGTAAAGGAACATGCGCACCGGCAACGTCTCGGTGCCGGGCGCGGCGAGGAAGACGGTCATGGTGAGATCGTCGAAGGACTGGATGAAGGCGAGTGCCCAGCCGCTGATGACGCCGGGCAGGATCAGCGGCAGCGTCACCCGGCGAAACAGCGTCCAGCCGCCGGCGCCGAGCGAGACCGCCGCCATCTCCACCGTGCGGTCCATGCCGGTCGCCGCCGCCAGCGTCAGCCGCAGCGCGAACGGAAACACGATGATGACATGCGCGATGATCAGCGCGGCGAAACTGCCGCCGAGGCCGGCCGAGGTGAAGAAGCGCAGGAAGGCGATGCCGAGCACGACATGCGGGATCATCAGCGGCGACAGGAACAGCGCGGCGAGCGCATCACGGCCGCGGAAGCGATAGCGCGCAATCGCCAGCGCCGCCGGCACCGCGAACAGCAGCGCGACGAAGGACGAGAGCGCGCCGAGGCCGAGACTGACCCAGAAGGCGTGAATGAATTCGGGATAGTTCGCGATCGTCCTGAACCAGCGCAGCGAGAAGCCATTGGTCGGCAGTGACAGAAAGCCCTCGGGCGTGAAGGCGACCAGGCAGACCACCAGGATCGGCGCCACCATGACGATGACGAAGATGGTGTGGAAGATCAGCGCAAACGGGCCGTTCCGTCTCATCGGAACACCTCCGCATAACGCCGCTCGATCAGGGCGTTGCTGCCGACCACGATCAGCACCAGCGCAACCAGCAGCAGCGTGGCGACCGCCGCCCCGAGCGGCCAGTTCAGCGTGTTGAGGAACTCGTCATAGGCCAGCGTCGCGGCGACCTTGAGCCGCCGGCCGCCGATGATCGCCGGCGTCGCGAACGCGCTGGCCGAGAGCGAGAACACGATGATCGCACCCGACAGCACGCCCGGCATGATCTGCGGCATGATGATGCGGTGGATGATGGTGGCGGGGCCGGCGCCGAGCGACATCGCGGCATTCTCGATCTGCGGATCGAGCCGCTGCAGCGCCGCCCATACCGACAGCACCATGAACGGCATCATGACATGCGCGAGCGCGATCACCATGCCGGTTTCGGTGAACATGAAGGGGATCGGCGAGCGCATCACGCCGAGCGACATCAGGAGCTTGTTGACGAGGCCGTTGTTGCCGCCGAACAGCAGCGCCCAGCCGAGCGTGCGCGCCACCACGGAGATCAAAAGCGGCCCGAGAATGACCAGCAGGAAGAAGCTCTTCCAGCGACCGCTCATGCGGTTGAGGATGTAGGCTTCGGGTGCGCCAAGCAGCGCGGTGAGCAGCGTGGTCAGGATCGCGATGCGAAAGGTCCGCCAGAACATCTCGGCATAATAGGGATCGGTCGCGATCTCGTGCCAGTTCTTCAGGATGAAAACCGGCTCGATGCCCTTGTACTGGCCCCAATCGTGGAACGACAGCATCACCGTCATCGCCAGCGGAATCAGCAGCACGCCGACGAACAGCATCAGGGCGGGCGCCGTCAGCGCCCATGGCGCGCGTACGCTGCGCTCCTCGGCGGCCATGCTCATGCCGCAGTCCTCGCGCGCACGCTCATGTCCTCGGGGCGCCAGGTCAGGCGAACGGCGTCGCCTTCGGCCGGCTGCGCCGTGCCGTCGTTCTGGCGGATCACGATCGCCGGGCCGCACTCGCTCTCGCACTGGAATAGCCAGTGATTGCCCTGGAAAATGCGCGTGACGATCTTTGCGCCGAGGCCGGCATCGCCAAAACCGATCCTTTCGGGGCGAATGCTGACGGTGACGGGGCCACTGAGCCCGGCGGGCGCCGGCGCGCTCCAGGAGCCCGCCACCAGCTGCGCGGGCGTGACGGTCCGGTCGATCGTGCCGGCAAAATCATTGGTCTTGCCGAGGAATTGCGAGACGAAGGCCGAGGCCGGCCTTTCATACGTTTCCTGCGGCGTGCCGATTTGCTCGATCTTGCCCTGGCTCATCACCACGATGCGGTCGGACAGCGACATCGCCTCGTTCTGGTCGTGCGTGACCAGGATCGTCGTGGTGCCGATGGTGCGCTGGATCTGGCGCAGTTCGATCTGCATCTCCTCGCGCAGCTTGGCATCGAGGTTCGACAAGGGCTCGTCCAGCAGCAGCACGCTCGGCTTGATCACCAGCGCGCGCGCCAGCGCCACGCGCTGCTGCTGCCCGCCGGACATGCGGCGGGGATGACGGTCCTCAAAGCCGGCGAGGCCGACCATCGCGAGCGCTGCGCGGACACGTTCAGCCCTATCAGCCCGCGACACGTTGCGCATCTCGAGGCCGAACGCGACGTTCTCGGCCGCCGTCATGTGCGGAAACAGCGCGTAGCTCTGGAACACGATGCCGAGGCCGCGCTTGGCCGGATGGATCGCGGTCAGGTCCTTGCCCTCCAGGCGGATCGCGCCGCGTGAGGGATCGAGGAAGCCCGCGATCATCTGCAACGTCGTGGTCTTGCCGCAGCCGGAGGGGCCGAGGAAGGAGATGAATTCCCCCTTCCCCACCGACAGGCTGAAGTCGTTGACCACGGTCTGCGCGCCGAACTGTTTTGCGACCCGGTCGAGCTCGAGATAAGCCATGCGCTGTCTCCGCGAACGCTCAGATCAGCGCTCGACCTCGCGATTCCAGCGCTTGGTCCACTCCTCGCGCTTCTCGTTGATGACGGTCCAGTCCGGATTGTAGAGCTTTGCTGCACGCTCGCCGATCGGCGCCATCTTGCCGAGCTCGGGCGGGATCACCAGCGATTTCAGCACCGGGCCGTAGCCGTAATCTTTTAGCATCACGAGCTGGACTTTTGGGTCGAGCAGCATCTTGACGAAGCTTGCCGCCAGCGGCGAGGCATTGGGCTTGGCGATCGGGCACGCCGTGGTCAGCAGCGTCGCCGCGCCTTCCTTCGGATAGACGAAGTCGACGGGGAAGCCGGTATTGGCAAAGCTCTGCACGCGGCCGGTGCCCCACACCGCGATCACGGCCTGGCCGGACTGGAACAGCTCGGTCATCTTGCCCGGCGACGGCT from Bradyrhizobium sp. CCBAU 53351 includes the following:
- a CDS encoding ABC-F family ATP-binding cassette domain-containing protein, coding for MPASIILSNLSLSTPDGRPLFSDVDLTFADERTGLVGRNGVGKTTLLASVSGEHLPQSGRVLVNGSIGLLRQDVQWPASATVADLFGVRPALELQRRAERGEASADDIAAIDWTLDARLEAALARLGFASSPDTELSSLSGGQITRVRLAALVFAEPDFLLLDEPTNNLDQDGRKAVTDLLAAWRGGAIVVSHDRDLLDTMDVIVELTSLGAARYGGNWSSFREQKAVELAAVRHDLAHAERRLSEIDGKAQEAAEKKARKDSGGRKKRAKGDMPRILAGARKDRSEDTGGKTAQIAERQRANAREAVDAARRRVEILQPLSVKLPATGLPAGREVLWLDGVSAGYRPEQPILRDLSFAIVGPERVALVGPNGSGKTTLLKLVAGELRPLSGVVRVRPDFALFDQKVSLLDPGLSILDNFRRLNPAAGANECHAALARFMFRADAALQGAGCLSGGQMFRAGLACVLGGQTPPSLLILDEPTNHLDLESIEAVEAGLRAYDGALLVVSHDESFLQEIGITRRIDVAGKLPRIDGGIV
- a CDS encoding RidA family protein, producing MSITRSIRTPIMHRAVEANGFVFLGGTIADDTSVSMGEQTRNILGKIAGYLKEAGTDKSRVVSASIFVTDLSKKKEMDAAWTEFFGDNLPTRATVGVADLGGSALIEVVVTALKG
- a CDS encoding FAD-binding oxidoreductase, translating into MTRNVDAIVVGGGIHGCSTALHLCLAGLNPVLIEKDYAGRHASGVNAGGVRQLARHIPEIPLSIRSMGIWEKISDLVDDDCSFESYGQVLVAENEEELAVCRARVAELNALGFTHEELIDAAELRRLVPAVAETCPGGVVSRRDGAANPAQATTAFRRKAEQLGATVREGMAAGNIRYDDGLWHVDVGPETFAAPVLVNAAGAWAGKIAADLGEPVPVETVAPMLMITSRVPHFIDPVVILRGRKLSFKQFKNGTVLIGGGHLATPYQDRNETVLDWKSLATSARTVFELFPVMRSATIVRAWAGIEAKMKDDIPVFGPSSRHKGLYHQFGFSLHGFQLGPGAGAVMAELIVNGGTQTRIGDLGIDRFHPSTL
- a CDS encoding NAD(P)/FAD-dependent oxidoreductase, which translates into the protein MTVAPKREDYDVVVIGAGPAGLAAAATSAEAGLATLLLDENAGPGGQVFRAIASTPVTDRKQLGEDYWIGADLVQSLRAGSTEVIHRATVWSLDRNLDIAVSIGGASAFVRAKRVILATGALERPFPIPGWTLPGVMTAGAAQTMLKSSALVPDGRTVIAGQGPLLWLLAAQILRLGGRIDRILDTTERGNYFAALPHAFAFLTSPYFAKGLSMMREVKAKVQVVSGVTEVAAAGDGRLASVSYVAGGKRETIAADLLLLHQGVVPNVNLAMAAGVEHRWDNLQLCWSPVLDASGNSSVAGIAIAGDGAGIGGANAAVVRGRIAARAAVEALAPASAAKLAPMATLRSDLAKAERGRVFLDTLFRPAPQFRIPSGDTIVCRCEEVTAKDVLDSVAIGATGPNQLKAYRRTGMGPCQGRLCGLTVTELMAQARGKTPQEIGYYRLRAPVKPITLAELAAVPKSEDDIKAVVRG
- a CDS encoding (2Fe-2S)-binding protein, translating into MFRRSEQDKRPAVQIFVDGVAVAARQGDTVSAALLASGVDARRSTAVSGAPRLPYCMMGVCFDCLVTIDGVGNRQGCLVPVAEGMQVEIQKGKREIGK
- a CDS encoding FAD-binding oxidoreductase → MSGDYDVAVVGGGLLGSAIAWGLGRLGKKVAVLDEGDITKRASRANFALVWVQSKGLGMPAYTVWTVQASQAWGRLASELKQQTGLDVALQQNGGFHLTLGEEEFGQRTELVKRMHNQAGAADYKMEMLRPSDVKKALPLIGPEVSGGSYCPLDGHVNSLRTFRAFHTGFKAFGIDYFPERPVSAISKSGGEFRLTTPKGELRAAKIVLAAGNANQTLAPMVGLYAPMGPTRGQVVVTERTMPFLPHPLTTIRQTDEGTVMIGDSKEDEIDDRTLKPSISGVMADRAQRMFPHLSRLNVVRSWAGIRVMPQDGFPIYDQSETHPGAFVACCHSGVTLASNHAFEIARMVVQGALEPELVGAFSASRFGAAGAANNSGY
- a CDS encoding ABC transporter permease, with translation MRRNGPFALIFHTIFVIVMVAPILVVCLVAFTPEGFLSLPTNGFSLRWFRTIANYPEFIHAFWVSLGLGALSSFVALLFAVPAALAIARYRFRGRDALAALFLSPLMIPHVVLGIAFLRFFTSAGLGGSFAALIIAHVIIVFPFALRLTLAAATGMDRTVEMAAVSLGAGGWTLFRRVTLPLILPGVISGWALAFIQSFDDLTMTVFLAAPGTETLPVRMFLYIQDNIDPLVTSVSACVIAVTMTALILLDRFYGLDRVLAGKGGDTGR
- a CDS encoding ABC transporter permease, whose protein sequence is MSMAAEERSVRAPWALTAPALMLFVGVLLIPLAMTVMLSFHDWGQYKGIEPVFILKNWHEIATDPYYAEMFWRTFRIAILTTLLTALLGAPEAYILNRMSGRWKSFFLLVILGPLLISVVARTLGWALLFGGNNGLVNKLLMSLGVMRSPIPFMFTETGMVIALAHVMMPFMVLSVWAALQRLDPQIENAAMSLGAGPATIIHRIIMPQIMPGVLSGAIIVFSLSASAFATPAIIGGRRLKVAATLAYDEFLNTLNWPLGAAVATLLLVALVLIVVGSNALIERRYAEVFR
- a CDS encoding ABC transporter ATP-binding protein, with product MAYLELDRVAKQFGAQTVVNDFSLSVGKGEFISFLGPSGCGKTTTLQMIAGFLDPSRGAIRLEGKDLTAIHPAKRGLGIVFQSYALFPHMTAAENVAFGLEMRNVSRADRAERVRAALAMVGLAGFEDRHPRRMSGGQQQRVALARALVIKPSVLLLDEPLSNLDAKLREEMQIELRQIQRTIGTTTILVTHDQNEAMSLSDRIVVMSQGKIEQIGTPQETYERPASAFVSQFLGKTNDFAGTIDRTVTPAQLVAGSWSAPAPAGLSGPVTVSIRPERIGFGDAGLGAKIVTRIFQGNHWLFQCESECGPAIVIRQNDGTAQPAEGDAVRLTWRPEDMSVRARTAA